In one Cyclopterus lumpus isolate fCycLum1 chromosome 22, fCycLum1.pri, whole genome shotgun sequence genomic region, the following are encoded:
- the nkx2.2a gene encoding homeobox protein Nkx-2.2a, whose protein sequence is MSLTNTKTGFSVKDILDLPDTNDEDGSITGAEEDTEGSETKSTTKNTGVLVQSPLESVQNLPLKNPFYDSSDNPYTRWLATTDSIQYSLHGLSASSQDSAKSPEPSADDESPDNDKETSSSGGSDSGKKRKRRVLFSKAQTYELERRFRQQRYLSAPEREHLASLIRLTPTQVKIWFQNHRYKMKRARAEKGMEVTHLPSPRRVAVPVLVRDGKPCHTLKAQDLAATFQAGIPFSAYSAQSLQHMQYNAQYSAAATPQFPAHHLVQTQQWTW, encoded by the exons ATGTCGTTGACCAACACAAAGACGGGCTTTTCTGTAAAGGACATTTTGGACCTTCCTGACACAAATGACGAAGACGGATCTATCACCGGAGCGGAGGAAGACACGGAGGGATCGGAGACCAAGTCCACGACAAAAAACACTGGAGTTTTGGTGCAAAGTCCTCTCGAAAGCGTTCAGAATCTGCCTTTAAAGAACCCCTTTTATGACAGTAGTGACAACCCTTACACACGATGGCTTGCTACTACGGACAGTATTCAGTATTCAT TGCACGGTCTATCCGCCAGCTCTCAGGACTCGGCCAAGTCCCCGGAGCCGTCCGCGGACGACGAATCGCCGGACAACGACAAGGAAACTTCCAGCAGCGGCGGCAGCGACTCCGGCAAGAAGCGGAAAAGGAGGGTGTTGTTTTCCAAGGCGCAGACCTACGAGCTGGAGCGCCGCTTCAGGCAGCAGAGGTACCTGTCCGCCCCGGAGAGGGAGCACCTGGCCAGCCTCATCCGCCTCACCCCGACCCAAGTGAAGATCTGGTTCCAGAACCACCGGTATAAGATGAAGAGAGCCCGGGCCGAGAAAGGTATGGAAGTGACCCATCTCCCTTCTCCCAGGCGGGTGGCCGTGCCCGTCTTAGTCAGGGATGGAAAGCCTTGTCACACTCTTAAAGCTCAGGACTTGGCGGCCACTTTTCAGGCCGGGATCCCCTTCTCGGCTTATAGTGCCCAGTCACTCCAACACATGCAGTATAACGCGCAGTACAGCGCCGCGGCCACGCCACAGTTCCCAGCACATCACTTGGTGCAAACGCAACAGTGGACTTGGTGA